In Flammeovirgaceae bacterium 311, one DNA window encodes the following:
- a CDS encoding rubredoxin-type Fe(Cys)4 protein (COG0155 Sulfite reductase, beta subunit (hemoprotein)), protein MTTNTYTIKINLPGGIVPAGDFYQILQAAEKAGVHYLRIGNRQQLFLEVAPERLQGLSEELVRANIIFELNADEHPNILSSYVTEDVFYHANWLREGVYKDILDGFDYRPQLKINLVDSSQTFVPFFTGNLNFIASDTSNYWFLYIRFPKTNIIYSWPSLVYSEDIPGLSSLVERIIFAHKDKFYDQPGINGTYLHDIVSAAGNFVLQPIENPLKLPDFTLPYYEGFNRYDHKLWLGIYRRDELFSLSFLKDLCKVSLQTRIGQLYTTPWKSLIVKGIGMAERHLWDGVLGKHRINVRHASNELNWQIEDRCEFGLKLKTDLVNKFNEEDVRTYRLCFAIKTQPKTGLFGSIIIRTHHTVTAGTDPEQELFEILYTRDFNPNSKEFICFKKEVTKEALSETLIELCNFYYELKNEPDFLLNPVYVETEKGVEQQPLQQVYQCKYCFTIYSDKFGDPLYNIAAGTAFEALETYQCPTCEAPKEDFRPVQAPQPNLIYEP, encoded by the coding sequence ATGACAACCAACACCTATACCATAAAGATCAACCTTCCGGGCGGCATTGTGCCGGCGGGAGATTTTTACCAGATCCTGCAGGCAGCAGAAAAAGCAGGGGTCCATTATCTGCGCATTGGTAACAGGCAACAACTGTTTTTAGAGGTAGCCCCGGAACGGCTGCAGGGGCTTAGTGAGGAACTTGTCAGGGCCAACATCATCTTTGAGCTGAATGCCGATGAGCACCCCAATATCCTTAGCTCTTATGTTACTGAAGATGTTTTTTACCACGCCAACTGGCTGCGGGAAGGGGTATATAAAGATATTCTGGACGGTTTCGATTACCGGCCGCAGCTAAAGATCAACCTGGTGGATAGCAGCCAGACCTTTGTGCCCTTCTTTACCGGTAACCTGAATTTTATTGCCTCGGATACCAGCAATTACTGGTTCCTCTATATCCGCTTTCCAAAAACCAATATTATTTACAGCTGGCCTTCCCTGGTGTATTCAGAAGATATTCCCGGCCTTAGCAGCCTGGTAGAACGCATTATTTTTGCGCACAAGGATAAGTTTTACGATCAGCCCGGCATTAACGGAACCTACCTGCACGATATTGTGAGTGCTGCAGGTAACTTTGTACTGCAGCCCATCGAAAACCCACTAAAGCTGCCCGATTTTACCCTTCCCTATTACGAAGGCTTTAACCGTTACGATCATAAGCTGTGGCTTGGAATTTACCGGCGCGATGAGCTTTTTTCGCTTTCGTTCCTGAAAGACCTTTGCAAAGTAAGCCTGCAAACACGTATAGGCCAGCTCTACACCACTCCCTGGAAGTCGCTGATTGTAAAAGGCATTGGCATGGCAGAGCGGCATTTGTGGGATGGGGTACTGGGTAAGCACCGTATCAATGTGCGTCATGCCTCGAACGAACTAAACTGGCAGATAGAAGACCGCTGCGAGTTTGGCCTGAAGCTGAAAACTGACCTGGTAAACAAATTTAACGAGGAAGATGTACGCACCTACCGTCTTTGCTTTGCCATTAAAACACAGCCCAAAACCGGCCTGTTTGGTTCTATCATCATCAGGACTCATCATACCGTAACGGCCGGTACAGATCCGGAGCAGGAGCTTTTTGAGATCTTGTACACCCGCGATTTCAATCCTAATTCAAAAGAATTTATCTGCTTTAAAAAAGAGGTGACAAAAGAAGCGCTTAGTGAAACTTTAATAGAATTGTGTAACTTTTACTATGAATTAAAGAATGAGCCTGATTTCCTGCTGAATCCCGTCTATGTGGAAACCGAAAAGGGAGTAGAGCAGCAGCCATTGCAGCAGGTTTATCAGTGCAAATATTGCTTTACCATTTATAGTGATAAATTTGGAGATCCTTTATATAATATTGCAGCGGGTACTGCTTTTGAAGCCCTGGAAACATACCAATGTCCAACCTGCGAGGCTCCTAAAGAAGATTTTAGACCCGTGCAGGCGCCACAACCTAATTTAATCTATGAACCCTGA
- a CDS encoding putative permease, with protein MNPDLLIALSLLIVGFLYASVGHGGASGYLAVLSLFAVPVLLYKPLILVLNMVVAGIGFIQFYRAGYFRWDRCWPFLISSIPLAFIGSMVKLPEGNFHLLLGIALVVPLIRLLGFGPREQDQAQPVNLALALLLGGMMGFMAGLLNIGGGIFLSPVLILLAWANAKEAAAVSSLFIVLNSLAGLLGNTGQGFELTYATGLWFVAAVAGGAAGAWFGSHRFAMPTVRFLLSTVLLLASVKLIFFM; from the coding sequence ATGAACCCTGATCTGCTGATCGCCCTTTCCCTGCTGATTGTTGGCTTTTTATATGCATCGGTAGGGCATGGGGGTGCAAGTGGATATTTAGCAGTATTATCTTTGTTTGCAGTGCCGGTACTGCTGTACAAGCCCCTTATTCTGGTGCTTAACATGGTAGTGGCTGGTATTGGCTTTATACAATTTTACCGGGCAGGCTATTTTCGCTGGGACCGCTGCTGGCCCTTTCTGATTAGCTCCATTCCACTGGCGTTTATAGGATCAATGGTAAAACTGCCGGAGGGGAACTTTCACCTGCTGTTGGGAATTGCATTAGTGGTGCCTCTTATTCGCCTGCTGGGCTTTGGCCCCCGGGAGCAGGATCAGGCGCAGCCGGTAAACCTGGCCCTGGCCCTCCTGCTGGGCGGCATGATGGGATTCATGGCCGGGCTTTTAAACATAGGCGGCGGCATTTTCTTAAGTCCTGTTCTTATATTACTGGCCTGGGCAAATGCCAAGGAAGCAGCTGCCGTAAGCAGCTTGTTTATTGTGTTAAATTCTTTAGCGGGCCTGTTGGGAAACACAGGGCAGGGGTTTGAGCTTACCTATGCTACAGGGCTCTGGTTTGTAGCTGCCGTAGCAGGAGGGGCTGCAGGGGCCTGGTTTGGCAGCCACCGCTTTGCCATGCCAACGGTACGCTTTCTGCTAAGCACAGTGCTTTTGCTTGCTTCCGTTAAATTAATTTTCTTTATGTGA
- a CDS encoding GTP cyclohydrolase subunit MoaA (COG2896 Molybdenum cofactor biosynthesis enzyme) gives MHDIIDQYGRTFKTLRVSLLSACNLGCVYCTLGENTDMFKKAQAPVQNFLDHISKLHKELDLETIRLTGGEPLLYHDLPLLVEGIRAMGIPDIKITTNGFMLERLAKSLKAAGLQSVNVSLDAADEATFYRMSKRRGLQKVLNGIDAALEAGLEVKINTVIMRDLNDDQILPLAQYAFSKNIQIRFLEVMAMGHLHQHADQYLYTQEEVLAHMSGAYSFKPEVRKSSATANYWRTSEGHSFGMIANESQPFCHDCNRLRLDAQGNIYGCLSSNNPITIKGLDSREELRNSLNQALLQKQTLKFTGSELSMLEIGG, from the coding sequence ATGCACGATATAATAGACCAGTACGGAAGAACTTTTAAGACACTTAGGGTTAGCCTTTTAAGTGCCTGCAACCTGGGCTGTGTGTATTGCACCCTGGGTGAAAATACTGATATGTTCAAAAAGGCTCAGGCACCGGTACAAAATTTTCTGGATCACATTTCCAAACTACATAAAGAACTGGACCTGGAAACCATCAGGCTTACAGGTGGAGAACCACTGCTTTACCACGATCTTCCCCTGCTGGTGGAAGGCATCAGGGCCATGGGCATTCCCGATATCAAAATTACCACCAATGGATTTATGCTGGAGCGCCTGGCAAAATCCCTGAAAGCAGCAGGCCTTCAGTCGGTAAACGTTTCTCTGGATGCAGCAGATGAAGCTACTTTTTACCGCATGAGCAAGCGCCGTGGCCTGCAGAAGGTGCTTAACGGCATAGATGCAGCCCTGGAGGCAGGGCTGGAGGTGAAAATCAATACAGTGATCATGCGTGATCTGAACGACGACCAGATCCTGCCACTGGCACAATATGCTTTCTCTAAAAATATTCAGATCCGCTTTTTGGAGGTAATGGCCATGGGCCACCTGCACCAGCACGCCGATCAGTATTTATATACACAGGAGGAAGTGCTGGCCCATATGTCGGGTGCATATTCCTTTAAGCCGGAGGTGAGAAAAAGCTCGGCAACTGCCAACTACTGGCGCACTTCAGAAGGCCACAGCTTTGGCATGATTGCCAATGAGAGCCAGCCTTTCTGCCACGACTGCAACCGCCTTCGGCTGGATGCGCAGGGTAATATATACGGCTGCCTGAGCAGCAACAATCCCATCACCATCAAAGGTTTAGATAGTCGGGAAGAGCTGAGAAATAGCTTAAACCAGGCGCTTTTACAAAAACAAACATTAAAGTTTACCGGCAGCGAATTAAGCATGCTGGAGATTGGGGGGTAA
- a CDS encoding hypothetical protein (COG1977 Molybdopterin converting factor, small subunit) — protein sequence MKVQVFASLKEHFEQEFELAEPIQTVEALKTYLAAKNGAAGGILSVCRFAVDDTFVKDDYRLQKEDTISILPPSSGG from the coding sequence ATGAAAGTACAGGTTTTTGCATCATTGAAAGAGCATTTTGAGCAGGAGTTTGAATTAGCGGAGCCTATACAAACTGTAGAAGCCCTTAAAACATATTTAGCTGCAAAGAATGGTGCAGCGGGAGGAATCCTTAGTGTTTGCCGCTTTGCTGTTGACGATACCTTTGTAAAAGATGATTACAGGCTGCAGAAAGAGGATACCATCAGTATTTTGCCTCCCAGCAGTGGCGGCTGA
- a CDS encoding molybdopterin synthase subunit MoaE (COG0314 Molybdopterin converting factor, large subunit), producing the protein MTTPYLSATSLDLVGLLASAHHPQAGAVVLFSGDVRDNNLGKSVDYLAYEAHESMAAKMIAQVLEEAKNRWNLSIALAQHRTGKVGVGESAVVVITASPHRKEAYAANRYIIDFIKHEVPIWKCEYFTDGTYKWGGNCNCQEITGDANKHIYEFDQPHA; encoded by the coding sequence ATGACCACACCGTATTTATCCGCTACTTCTCTTGATCTCGTAGGCCTGCTGGCTTCGGCTCACCATCCGCAGGCAGGGGCTGTTGTTCTTTTCAGCGGAGATGTCCGGGATAATAATTTGGGCAAGTCGGTAGATTATCTGGCATATGAGGCTCATGAATCCATGGCCGCTAAAATGATTGCCCAGGTGCTGGAAGAAGCTAAAAATCGCTGGAATCTTAGCATAGCCCTTGCCCAGCACCGAACAGGCAAAGTTGGGGTGGGAGAATCGGCCGTGGTGGTCATTACCGCATCGCCCCACCGAAAAGAAGCCTATGCAGCCAATCGTTATATCATTGATTTTATCAAGCACGAAGTACCCATCTGGAAATGTGAGTATTTTACTGATGGCACCTATAAATGGGGTGGCAACTGCAATTGCCAGGAGATAACGGGCGATGCCAACAAACATATCTACGAATTTGATCAGCCCCACGCATAA
- a CDS encoding hypothetical protein (COG3526 Uncharacterized protein conserved in bacteria), whose amino-acid sequence MLRAAYMAQELLTTFTDDVYGVLIQPSEVSGRFNIRVNNESIFDRKEAGRFPEIKELKQLVRDKVNPDKSLGHSDKK is encoded by the coding sequence ATGCTGCGTGCTGCCTACATGGCCCAGGAACTGTTAACAACCTTTACGGATGATGTATACGGTGTCCTCATTCAGCCCAGCGAAGTAAGCGGCCGATTCAATATCAGGGTAAATAACGAATCTATATTCGATCGCAAGGAAGCAGGCAGGTTTCCGGAAATAAAAGAGCTTAAGCAGCTGGTACGTGACAAAGTAAACCCCGATAAAAGCCTGGGTCATTCCGATAAGAAATAG
- a CDS encoding molybdenum cofactor guanylyltransferase (COG0746 Molybdopterin-guanine dinucleotide biosynthesis protein A), translating into MGRDKGLMPIGDSCWAKHVADKLESLQLPVVVSVNGAQLNTYSKIFAREQLVIDAVSVSGPLNGLLSVHQQYEHWDLLLMACDMVNMQFNTLFSLIRIYQASTLADFYVYQEESFAEPFGGIYTGRGLRKVAKLVEDKRLKNYSLRSILEQGRTKKVPISSRISFTNYNSGSNNQE; encoded by the coding sequence ATGGGACGTGATAAAGGGCTGATGCCAATTGGGGATTCCTGCTGGGCTAAACACGTGGCCGACAAGCTGGAGTCCCTGCAGTTACCGGTAGTAGTATCGGTAAACGGCGCACAACTAAATACCTATAGCAAAATTTTTGCCCGGGAGCAGCTGGTGATCGATGCTGTTTCGGTTTCGGGCCCCCTGAATGGTCTGCTAAGTGTACACCAGCAATACGAGCACTGGGACCTGCTGCTGATGGCCTGCGACATGGTCAATATGCAGTTTAACACCCTCTTCAGCCTTATCCGTATTTACCAGGCAAGTACGCTGGCTGATTTTTATGTGTATCAGGAAGAAAGTTTTGCAGAACCTTTTGGTGGTATTTACACCGGCCGGGGCCTAAGAAAAGTAGCAAAACTGGTGGAAGATAAGCGTTTGAAGAACTATAGCCTGCGGAGCATTTTAGAGCAGGGCAGAACCAAGAAAGTGCCTATTTCCAGCCGTATTTCCTTTACAAACTATAACAGTGGCAGCAACAATCAAGAATGA
- a CDS encoding hypothetical protein (COG1968 Uncharacterized bacitracin resistance protein), with the protein MLLPLAQHSIPEDFITEGIMLAGSFLIAAISLRLSYVKHRRKGVLLVMLCGFSLLLAGVLAAPTAVLELLMTSSGGSMVALGHYLNWRCSHKNKEAKLPAAETSAAAVTLSAAACR; encoded by the coding sequence ATGCTGTTGCCCCTGGCGCAACACTCTATTCCGGAAGATTTTATAACTGAAGGTATAATGCTGGCAGGCAGTTTTCTGATAGCAGCCATTTCTTTGCGGCTATCTTATGTAAAGCACCGCCGAAAAGGCGTATTACTGGTTATGTTATGCGGATTTAGCCTGTTATTAGCAGGAGTATTAGCTGCGCCTACAGCTGTTCTGGAGCTGCTTATGACCAGCAGTGGGGGAAGCATGGTTGCCCTGGGGCACTATCTTAACTGGCGCTGTAGCCATAAAAACAAAGAAGCTAAATTACCTGCTGCAGAAACTTCAGCTGCTGCTGTTACACTTTCCGCAGCAGCCTGCCGATAA
- a CDS encoding sterol desaturase (COG3000 Sterol desaturase), which yields MPDAVVLQMKYSTSTLIRRLYDFKGTPFIALAVGVLFVLEKRYALRKQNRPLQERLKTNAAIVSTAVPVLRLILIPAMVQAARLGQQHRIGLLHHLRAPQLLKDALAFAALDWTNYIWHRLNHRWPLMWRFHQVHHSDLDMDVSTALRFHVGELFTSVPFKGGLLLLFGASPKATLVYEVFFELANNFHHSNLRLPKQTDSQLAKLVVTPRMHGIHHSVVEQETNSNFSVIFNFWDRLHGTLRLDVPQESIEIGVPYVRRHLAADKLLKMPFATAPA from the coding sequence TTGCCTGATGCGGTAGTATTACAAATGAAGTATAGTACATCCACCCTTATACGCCGTCTCTATGATTTTAAAGGTACACCCTTTATAGCGCTTGCTGTGGGAGTGCTGTTTGTACTGGAGAAACGCTATGCCCTGCGAAAGCAAAATAGGCCGCTGCAGGAGCGGCTTAAAACCAATGCAGCCATTGTAAGCACTGCCGTACCGGTGCTCCGGCTTATCCTCATACCAGCCATGGTGCAGGCTGCAAGGCTGGGCCAGCAACACAGGATTGGCCTGCTGCACCACCTAAGAGCCCCGCAGTTGTTGAAGGATGCACTGGCCTTTGCCGCACTGGACTGGACCAATTATATCTGGCACAGGCTTAACCATCGCTGGCCCCTCATGTGGCGGTTTCACCAGGTGCACCACTCCGATCTGGATATGGATGTAAGCACCGCACTGCGCTTTCATGTAGGTGAGCTGTTTACTTCTGTGCCCTTTAAAGGAGGGCTTTTATTACTTTTTGGTGCTTCGCCAAAGGCAACGCTGGTGTATGAGGTATTTTTTGAACTGGCCAACAACTTTCACCACAGCAACCTGCGCCTCCCAAAACAAACAGATAGTCAGCTGGCAAAGCTAGTTGTTACACCACGCATGCACGGCATCCACCATTCGGTAGTAGAACAGGAAACCAACAGCAACTTTTCAGTAATTTTCAACTTTTGGGACCGGCTGCATGGCACCCTCAGGCTGGATGTTCCGCAGGAAAGCATAGAAATTGGAGTTCCCTATGTGCGCCGGCATCTGGCAGCAGACAAACTGCTGAAAATGCCCTTTGCAACTGCCCCTGCATGA